In one window of Candidatus Binatia bacterium DNA:
- a CDS encoding phosphate-starvation-inducible PsiE family protein translates to MEWWQDLRASWQVQSLYQRFETVVALVLTVLVALVIVVALFRLTVAVVGSLLLQAWNPLDHRVFQAVFGDILTLSLIHI, encoded by the coding sequence ATGGAATGGTGGCAGGATTTACGGGCGAGTTGGCAAGTCCAAAGCCTTTACCAGAGGTTCGAAACCGTGGTGGCCCTCGTGCTCACCGTGTTGGTGGCGTTGGTCATTGTCGTGGCCTTGTTTCGCCTCACGGTTGCGGTGGTCGGAAGCCTCTTGTTGCAAGCTTGGAATCCGCTCGATCATCGCGTGTTCCAAGCGGTGTTTGGCGATATCCTCACCCTGTCTCTTATACACATCT
- a CDS encoding HPF/RaiA family ribosome-associated protein, with protein sequence MNEPQGAQAQVVPFTWNLVTREMHGHPLLRKQLTRRLQSLEKHLRDYPPDGVHLHILLEKNPHRTLYNTALTLRLPKHILHTEKSAREPILSLDKAFDALVREVERVKGHQRKEEEWKRKLRRQRLPLLRAGKFAPEPLPEGEGPQEPQAVVVDFLKRHYRRMVDHVRRHVRHDEFSGELPPHAVDPRGVVDTVVQKVLAKWRDKPASVGWLIWVYRLLHEELRRRRRFFQRAAAERVPVDQETKRPDEEDLAAGYDAEQPLDIIVREYEPVITELRELVPDPFAPNPEVSAERRELLEAVQHLVQTWSRPEKDVFELYFVEGFSIPEISMVTGMEPQRVKELVATLQERLRGALAGVL encoded by the coding sequence ATGAACGAACCGCAGGGAGCACAGGCGCAAGTTGTGCCGTTTACGTGGAATTTGGTGACCCGCGAGATGCACGGCCACCCGCTGCTGCGCAAGCAGTTGACCCGGCGCTTACAATCGTTGGAAAAACATTTGCGGGACTATCCGCCAGACGGGGTGCACCTGCACATCCTGTTGGAAAAAAACCCACACCGCACGTTGTACAATACCGCCCTCACGTTGCGCTTACCCAAGCACATCCTCCACACCGAAAAGAGCGCACGCGAGCCGATCTTGTCTCTCGATAAGGCATTCGACGCGTTAGTCCGCGAGGTCGAGCGGGTGAAAGGGCACCAGCGGAAGGAAGAAGAGTGGAAGCGGAAACTCCGCCGCCAGCGTCTACCGCTCCTTCGGGCCGGCAAATTTGCGCCAGAACCGTTGCCCGAGGGGGAAGGCCCACAAGAGCCACAGGCAGTGGTGGTCGATTTTCTCAAGCGGCACTACCGCCGCATGGTCGACCACGTGCGGCGCCACGTGCGGCACGACGAGTTCAGTGGGGAGTTGCCACCACACGCAGTAGACCCTCGTGGTGTCGTGGACACGGTGGTGCAAAAGGTGCTGGCTAAGTGGCGGGACAAGCCAGCATCAGTTGGTTGGCTTATTTGGGTGTACCGCTTGCTGCACGAGGAGTTGCGTCGCCGGCGGCGGTTTTTCCAACGCGCGGCTGCGGAGCGGGTGCCAGTGGATCAGGAGACCAAGCGGCCCGATGAAGAGGATCTTGCTGCCGGCTACGACGCGGAGCAGCCCTTGGACATTATCGTGCGCGAGTACGAGCCGGTGATTACCGAGCTCCGCGAGCTGGTGCCCGATCCGTTTGCTCCCAATCCCGAGGTGAGCGCGGAGCGCCGCGAGCTTTTGGAGGCTGTGCAGCATCTCGTGCAAACGTGGTCTCGCCCCGAGAAGGATGTTTTCGAACTCTACTTTGTCGAGGGCTTTAGCATTCCGGAGATCTCCATGGTCACCGGAATGGAGCCTCAGCGCGTGAAGGAACTTGTGGCCACGTTGCAAGAGCGACTGCGAGGTGCCTTGGCCGGGGTGCTGTAG
- a CDS encoding MarC family protein translates to MGWLEYTVLAFTTLFVIVDPIAVVPAFLAMTPEQTPEARLRTARIACSVAAAVLVVFTLLGESIFRYLHVSPGAFQIAGSILLLRIALDMLHGQRSAAQETNEEVLAGAAKEDIAVSPLAVPMLAGPGAISTSLILFHQAESVWQRVTLFLVIGLVAIASYGIFTLAIYGIHRVSPLALKLINRLMGLLLAAVAVQFALDGVAQVGWCRT, encoded by the coding sequence ATGGGTTGGCTTGAATACACGGTACTCGCGTTTACCACGCTCTTTGTCATCGTCGACCCTATTGCCGTTGTGCCAGCGTTTCTGGCGATGACCCCGGAGCAGACTCCGGAGGCCAGACTGCGCACGGCTCGCATCGCTTGCAGCGTGGCGGCAGCCGTTCTGGTGGTATTCACCCTCCTGGGCGAGAGCATTTTTCGCTATCTGCACGTGAGCCCTGGCGCATTTCAAATTGCTGGAAGCATTTTACTGCTGCGCATTGCGTTAGATATGTTGCATGGCCAGCGCTCGGCAGCACAGGAGACGAACGAAGAAGTTCTCGCTGGTGCTGCAAAAGAGGACATTGCGGTGAGCCCACTGGCGGTTCCGATGCTCGCCGGCCCAGGAGCAATTTCCACGTCCTTGATTTTGTTCCACCAGGCCGAGTCCGTGTGGCAGCGCGTGACCCTTTTTCTGGTCATCGGTCTAGTGGCGATTGCCAGCTACGGCATCTTTACCTTAGCAATCTACGGAATCCATCGGGTCAGCCCATTAGCTCTGAAGCTCATCAACCGGTTAATGGGGCTGCTGCTGGCCGCCGTTGCGGTTCAATTCGCACTCGACGGAGTGGCCCAAGTCGGCTGGTGTCGGACCTAA
- a CDS encoding ATP-dependent Clp protease proteolytic subunit, translating to MSFGDLFWLFFIFSALQPVLRQRLLENARQRLIARIEKRRGSRVILLVHRQETMSLLGFPVVRYIDIEDAEAVMRACELTDPEVPLDIVLHTPGGLVLASLQIARAVREHKGNVTVFVPHYAMSGGTLIALAADEIVMSPHAVLGPVDPQLGQYPAASLLKVVRQKPVAEVDDQTLILADVAEKAIHQVRDAVAELLTRSQTPENAQRLAELLSTGTWTHDFPITVQKARELGLPVRSDIPTEVLELMELYPQPVRRVPSVEYLPGPRRAVERGGGGRAH from the coding sequence ATGAGTTTTGGGGATCTATTTTGGTTGTTCTTCATTTTTTCGGCGCTACAGCCCGTACTGCGGCAGCGTTTGCTCGAAAACGCCCGGCAGCGCTTGATTGCGCGGATCGAGAAGCGGCGCGGTTCCCGCGTGATCCTGTTGGTTCACCGGCAAGAGACCATGAGCCTGCTGGGGTTTCCCGTGGTTCGTTACATCGACATCGAGGACGCTGAGGCAGTCATGCGGGCCTGTGAGCTCACCGACCCCGAGGTGCCCCTGGATATTGTTTTGCATACGCCCGGCGGGCTGGTGCTCGCCTCTCTGCAAATTGCCCGCGCGGTGCGGGAGCACAAAGGGAACGTGACCGTTTTTGTCCCCCACTACGCCATGTCCGGCGGCACTTTGATTGCGTTAGCGGCGGACGAAATCGTAATGTCGCCCCATGCGGTGCTGGGCCCGGTAGACCCTCAATTGGGACAGTATCCTGCGGCCTCGCTCCTGAAGGTGGTTCGGCAAAAGCCGGTAGCGGAAGTCGACGACCAAACGTTGATCCTCGCCGACGTTGCCGAAAAGGCCATTCATCAAGTGCGCGACGCCGTGGCCGAGCTCCTGACGCGCAGCCAAACCCCAGAAAATGCGCAACGCCTCGCGGAGCTGCTTTCCACTGGGACATGGACGCATGACTTCCCTATCACCGTGCAAAAGGCGCGCGAGCTGGGCCTCCCGGTGCGCAGCGATATCCCCACCGAGGTGTTAGAGCTGATGGAGTTATATCCACAACCGGTGCGTCGGGTGCCCTCGGTGGAATACCTCCCCGGCCCGCGTCGCGCTGTGGAACGCGGTGGCGGCGGCCGGGCGCATTAG
- a CDS encoding Hsp20/alpha crystallin family protein — protein sequence MANWLPEKWRETLGRLYDDVQRAITRWRRRLTGELAVGGETVALPSWEGWGLPAIEVAESADAVEVTVELPGLSKDDFSLEVVGDYLVLRGEKKREREEKREGYWYSECAYGAFTRWIPLPVPVAAEKAEAKFRHGRLHVRLPKRVPAKKVPVEFK from the coding sequence ATGGCAAACTGGCTGCCGGAAAAATGGCGCGAGACGCTCGGGCGCTTGTACGACGACGTGCAGCGAGCAATAACACGCTGGCGGCGCCGTCTTACTGGCGAGCTCGCTGTGGGTGGCGAAACCGTTGCGCTCCCCTCATGGGAGGGGTGGGGCCTTCCGGCTATTGAAGTGGCAGAATCCGCCGATGCCGTGGAAGTGACGGTCGAGCTTCCCGGGCTCAGCAAGGACGACTTTAGCCTGGAGGTCGTGGGCGACTACCTGGTCTTGCGCGGCGAGAAGAAGCGCGAGCGAGAGGAGAAACGCGAGGGCTATTGGTATTCCGAGTGCGCGTACGGCGCATTTACGCGGTGGATTCCCTTGCCAGTTCCGGTCGCTGCTGAGAAAGCCGAAGCCAAGTTTCGTCACGGCCGGTTGCACGTGAGACTGCCCAAGCGTGTCCCTGCGAAGAAGGTGCCGGTCGAATTCAAATAA
- a CDS encoding Hsp20/alpha crystallin family protein, producing MAEKTVAATTGSVQPTPSREATRAEDRYVAPAVDIYETPEELVLVADLPGVGKDDLEVRVEEDVLTIRGTPRHAAPGEPVWREFELPNFFRQFELSEVIDQEKISADFKHGVLTLHLPKAEKAKPRKIEVKVS from the coding sequence ATGGCAGAAAAGACCGTTGCAGCAACCACAGGGAGCGTGCAGCCAACGCCGAGCCGCGAAGCCACACGCGCTGAAGACCGTTACGTGGCTCCCGCTGTAGATATTTACGAAACGCCAGAAGAGCTCGTACTAGTGGCGGATCTACCGGGCGTGGGGAAGGACGACTTGGAGGTCCGTGTGGAAGAGGACGTCCTGACCATCCGCGGAACGCCGAGGCACGCAGCGCCGGGAGAGCCCGTGTGGCGCGAATTCGAATTGCCGAATTTCTTCCGGCAGTTCGAGTTGAGCGAAGTGATCGACCAAGAGAAAATCTCCGCTGACTTCAAGCACGGAGTGTTGACCTTGCATCTGCCCAAAGCGGAGAAGGCAAAACCGCGGAAGATCGAGGTGAAGGTCAGCTAA
- a CDS encoding Hsp20/alpha crystallin family protein, translating to MARWDPFQEIEALRREIDRAFESAGLRFPSLLRTGLWPARGERGYPPVNVYEDKDAFYVEVLVPGVDPNSVTITALRNSVTISGEKPRTATGKSEAIHREERSSGKFSRRIELPVEVDEAKAKAEYKNGVLLITLPKAEQAKPKAIAVQVG from the coding sequence ATGGCACGTTGGGACCCATTCCAAGAAATCGAAGCATTACGGCGCGAGATCGATCGTGCCTTTGAAAGTGCGGGCTTGCGCTTCCCGTCGCTTTTGCGCACAGGCTTGTGGCCGGCGCGGGGAGAGCGCGGGTATCCGCCAGTAAACGTATACGAGGATAAGGATGCGTTTTACGTCGAGGTGCTCGTCCCGGGGGTCGACCCGAACTCGGTGACGATCACTGCTTTGCGCAACAGCGTGACGATAAGCGGCGAGAAACCGCGCACTGCCACCGGCAAGTCGGAAGCGATTCACCGCGAGGAGCGATCGTCGGGGAAGTTTTCCCGTCGGATCGAACTACCGGTCGAGGTCGACGAGGCCAAGGCCAAAGCGGAATATAAAAACGGTGTACTCCTAATCACCTTGCCGAAGGCCGAACAGGCCAAGCCCAAGGCGATTGCCGTACAGGTCGGGTGA